A part of Parvimonas micra genomic DNA contains:
- a CDS encoding ABC transporter ATP-binding protein: protein MDNDKVILELRDVSKIYESVNALSNINLKVKKGDWIAIMGSSGSGKTTMMNIIGCMDRPSNGQVLIDGVDISKESQKNLTNIRREKIGLIFQQFHLISYLTALENVMVAQYYHSMIDEKEALEALKKVGLGDRAKHLPSQLSGGEQQRVCIARALINNPEIILADEPTGNLDEANEIMVIEILKQLHKEGATIIVVTHDPEVGDEAMRKITLDYGKIIDDKLLTI, encoded by the coding sequence ATGGATAATGATAAAGTAATATTAGAACTTAGGGATGTCTCTAAGATTTATGAATCAGTTAATGCACTTAGCAATATAAATTTAAAAGTGAAAAAAGGTGATTGGATTGCTATAATGGGCTCATCCGGATCGGGAAAAACAACTATGATGAATATTATAGGTTGTATGGATAGACCATCTAATGGACAAGTTTTAATTGACGGTGTTGATATTTCTAAAGAAAGTCAAAAAAATCTTACAAATATAAGAAGAGAAAAAATTGGACTTATTTTTCAACAATTTCATTTGATAAGTTACTTAACCGCTCTTGAAAATGTCATGGTTGCTCAATATTATCACAGTATGATTGATGAAAAGGAAGCACTGGAAGCACTTAAAAAAGTAGGTCTTGGAGACAGAGCTAAGCATTTGCCAAGTCAATTATCGGGTGGAGAACAACAAAGAGTTTGTATAGCAAGAGCACTGATAAATAATCCGGAGATTATATTAGCTGATGAGCCAACGGGAAACTTAGATGAAGCTAATGAAATTATGGTTATAGAGATTTTAAAGCAACTTCATAAAGAAGGCGCTACTATAATTGTTGTTACTCATGATCCAGAAGTTGGAGATGAAGCAATGAGAAAAATAACTTTAGATTATGGTAAAATTATAGATGATAAATTATTGACAATATAG
- a CDS encoding FMN-binding protein — translation MKRKKFKFFVILILSTMFVTACSSKKELKDGVFEGYYKDESATVKVVITIKDKKIVDCVREERDNKNNKIKDENYGKDDADFNYKQAQKAVKNSEGYAKKLVEVQDIDKVDSVSGATISYKRFKSAVKDALNN, via the coding sequence ATGAAAAGAAAAAAATTTAAATTTTTTGTTATTTTAATTTTATCTACCATGTTTGTTACAGCTTGTAGTTCTAAAAAAGAGCTAAAAGATGGAGTATTTGAAGGATACTATAAAGATGAAAGTGCGACTGTTAAAGTTGTAATAACTATAAAAGATAAAAAGATTGTAGATTGTGTAAGAGAAGAAAGAGATAATAAAAATAATAAGATAAAAGATGAAAACTATGGCAAAGATGATGCTGATTTTAACTATAAACAAGCTCAAAAAGCTGTAAAAAATAGTGAAGGATATGCAAAAAAGTTAGTTGAGGTTCAAGATATCGATAAAGTTGATTCAGTCAGCGGAGCCACTATTTCATATAAGAGATTTAAAAGTGCAGTAAAAGATGCCTTGAATAATTAA
- a CDS encoding DUF4418 family protein: MEILKKKFINFIVLLLGVVLALTPFIIAPVCPAMANGMRMSCYYSGLFATYVGIGIVITSLISIFVNNKIVNIVLSVINIIAGVCVHLIPNKIIKIYVGMGKDGAPRFMGYCMKDTMECIKHHTFTIVSILGIAVSIISIMYLIYIFIKREN; encoded by the coding sequence ATGGAAATTTTAAAGAAAAAGTTTATAAATTTTATAGTTTTATTATTAGGAGTGGTTTTAGCTTTAACGCCTTTTATAATCGCTCCGGTTTGTCCTGCAATGGCAAATGGAATGAGAATGAGTTGTTATTATAGTGGACTGTTTGCTACTTATGTTGGAATTGGGATTGTTATAACCTCATTAATTTCTATCTTCGTAAACAATAAAATTGTTAATATTGTTTTAAGTGTTATTAATATAATTGCAGGAGTTTGTGTTCATTTAATACCAAATAAAATTATAAAAATTTACGTCGGAATGGGGAAAGATGGAGCACCAAGATTTATGGGATATTGTATGAAAGATACTATGGAGTGTATAAAACATCATACATTTACAATAGTTTCTATTTTAGGAATTGCAGTATCTATTATTTCAATTATGTATTTGATTTATATTTTTATAAAAAGAGAAAATTAA